The Pyrus communis chromosome 9, drPyrComm1.1, whole genome shotgun sequence genome has a segment encoding these proteins:
- the LOC137745813 gene encoding nuclear transcription factor Y subunit B-1-like: MAEAPVSPGGVSHESGGDGSGSPRSNVREQDRYLPIANISRIMKKALPPNGKIAKDAKETVQECVSEFISFVTSEASEKCLREKRKTINGDDLLWAMATLSFEDYIDPLKVYLTKYREVEGDTKGSGKGGDSSSKKDAQPSLNPQISHQGSFSQGGNYSNSQNQHMITPMQGSE; encoded by the exons ATGGCGGAAGCTCCCGTGAGTCCAGGCGGCGTCAGCCACGAGAGCGGCGGCGACGGGAGCGGGAGTCCGCGCTCGAACGTTCGGGAGCAGGACCGGTACCTCCCGATCGCCAACATCAGCCGAATCATGAAGAAGGCGCTTCCTCCTAACGGAAAAATCGCCAAGGATGCCAAGGAAACCGTCCAGGAATGCGTTTCTGAGTTCATCAGCTTCGTCACCTCTGA GGCGAGTGAGAAGTGCctgagagagaagaggaagacGATCAACGGTGATGATTTGCTCTGGGCAATGGCGACTTTAAGCTTTGAGGATTATATCGACCCCCTCAAGGTTTACCTCACCAAATACAGAGAG GTGGAG GGTGATACCAAGGGTTCAGGGAAAGGCGGAGATTCATCTTCTAAGAAAGATGCTCAGCCAAGTCTAAACCCTCAG ATTTCTCACCAAGGTTCTTTCTCCCAAGGAGGGAACTACTCAAATTCTCAA AACCAGCACATGATAACTCCTATGCAAGGGTCAGAGTAG